The Oxyura jamaicensis isolate SHBP4307 breed ruddy duck chromosome 8, BPBGC_Ojam_1.0, whole genome shotgun sequence genome has a segment encoding these proteins:
- the PTGS2 gene encoding prostaglandin G/H synthase 2, whose product MILPCALVLALLAAGHAANPCCSNPCQNRGVCMTTGFDQYECDCTRTGYYGENCTTPEFFTWLKLTLKPTPNTVHYILTHFKGVWNIINNIPFLRDTIMRYVLTSRSHLIDSPPTYNSDYNYKNWEAYSNLSYYTRSLPPVGRDCPTPMGVKGKKELPDSKLIVEKFLLRKKFIPDPQGTNVMFTFFAQHFTHQFFKTDHKKGPGFTKALGHGVDLNHIYGETLERQLKLRLLKDGKLKYQMIDGEMYPPTVKDTQAEMIYPPHVPEHLQFSVGQEVFGLVPGLMMYATIWLREHNRVCDILKQEHPEWDDEQLFQTTRLILIGETIKIVIEDYVQHLSGYHFKLKFDPELLFNQRFQYQNRIAAEFNTLYHWHPLLPDTFQIHDQEYTFQQFLYNNSIMLEHGLSHMVKSFSKQSAGRVAGGKNVPAAVQKVAKASIDQSRQMRYQSLNEYRKRFMLKPFKSFEELTGEKEMAAELEELYGDIDAMELYPGLLVEKPRPGAIFGETMVEIGAPFSLKGLMGNAICSPEYWKPSTFGGKVGFEIINTASLQKLICNNVKGCPFTAFHVLNPEPTEATINVSTSNTAMEDINPTLLLKERSAEL is encoded by the exons ATGATCCTGCCCTGCGCATTGGTCCTCGCTCTCCTGGCTGCCGGCCACGCAG CCAATCCTTGCTGCTCAAACCCATGTCAGAACAGAGGAGTATGCATGACAACAGGATTTGACCAGTATGAATGTGACTGCACAAGGACAGGATATTATGGGGAAAATTGTACAACAC CGGAATTCTTCACGTGGCTGAAACTAACATTGAAACCTACGCCAAATACTGTCCACTACATTCTCACCCACTTCAAAGGAGTCTGGAACATCATCAACAACATCCCCTTCTTAAGAGATACTATTATGAGATACGTCTTGACGT caAGATCACATTTGATTGACAGCCCACCAACTTACAATAGTGACTATAATTACAAAAACTGGGAAGCTTATTCCAATCTTTCCTATTACACAAGAAGCCTTCCCCCAGTAGGACGTGACTGTCCGACACCAATGGGTGTTAAAG gTAAGAAAGAGCTCCCAGATTCAAAGCTAATTGTGGAGAAGTTTTTGCTGCGGAAAAAATTTATTCCTGACCCACAAGGCACAAATGTGATGTTCACATTCTTTGCCCAACACTTTACTCATCAGTTCTTTAAGACAGACCACAAGAAAGGACCTGGTTTCACTAAAGCTCTTGGCCATGGG gtTGACTTGAATCACATTTATGGAGAGACTCTGGAGAGACAGCTTAAACTGAGACTTCTCAAGGATGGAAAGCTAAAATACCAG ATGATCGATGGGGAAATGTATCCACCCACAGTGAAGGACACTCAGGCAGAGATGATCTACCCTCCTCATGttcctgaacacttgcagtttTCTGTCGGGCAGGAGGTGTTTGGTTTGGTCCCAGGTTTAATGATGTATGCTACAATATGGCTGAGAGAGCACAATCGGGTCTGTGACATCCTGAAACAGGAGCATCCAGAGTGGGATGATGAGCAGTTATTCCAAACTACTAGACTCATATTGATAG GAGAGACAATCAAGATTGTTATTGAAGATTACGTGCAACACTTGAGTGGCTACCACTTCAAACTCAAGTTCGATCCTGAGCTTCTGTTCAACCAGCGATTCCAATACCAGAACCGAATTGCAGCTGAATTCAATACCCTCTATCACTGGCACCCACTTCTGCCTGACACTTTTCAAATACATGACCAGGAGTACACTTTCCAGCAGTTCCTCTACAACAACTCCATAATGCTGGAACACGGCCTTTCCCATATGGTGAAATCTTTCTCCAAGCAAAGTGCTGGCAGG GTTGCTGGTGGAAAAAATGTTCCTGCTGCAGTACAGAAAGTAGCAAAGGCTTCAATTGACCAAAGCAGACAAATGAGATACCAGTCCTTGAATGAGTACAGGAAACGCTTCATGTTGAAACCATTTAAATCATTTGAAGAACTTACAG gagaaaaagaaatggctgCTGAACTGGAAGAACTTTATGGAGACATAGATGCTATGGAGCTGTATCCAGGCCTCCTTGTAGAAAAGCCACGACCAGGTGCCATCTTTGGCGAAACAATGGTAGAAATCGGCGCACCATTCTCTCTGAAAGGACTGATGGGAAACGCTATCTGTTCCCCAGAGTACTGGAAGCCCAGCACATTTGGTGGAAAAGTGGGATTTGAAATAATCAATACTGCCTCCTTACAGAAGCTCATCTGCAACAACGTGAAAGGCTGTCCTTTCACTGCTTTCCATGTCTTAAATCCTGAACCCACGGAGGCAACTATTAATGTTAGTACCTCAAACACAGCAATGGAAGATATCAACCCCACACTACTACTGAAAGAGCGATCTGCTGAGTTATAA